A window of [Clostridium] innocuum genomic DNA:
TCTGCATCATTACCCGTTGACAAATGAAATGAAGAAACGCTATCAGGACATAAACGCACAGCTGTGGTCAGCGTATGAGGAAGGCGAAATCTCAAGGGAAGCAGTGATTTACACACGGTTTGGAAAGCTGTTTCGTGAATTCGGTATTGCGGATGATGGCATCGCCTTCGAGGATATCTATCAAAAGGAGCTGGGCAGAGGGCACGATATGATACCGCATGCTATGGAGGTGGTACGCCGCCTGTATCTGCAGTATCGTATGTGTATCGTGACCAACGGTGTTGTCGCAACACAGTATGCGCGTCTGCGGGATTCCGGTCTGGACGCGTATTTCCATCATATGTTTGTATCGGAGGAAATCGGATTTCGGAAGCCGGATCGATCCTATT
This region includes:
- a CDS encoding noncanonical pyrimidine nucleotidase, YjjG family; translation: MKFTTLLFDADGTLLDFDATEKRALQRVFDLHHYPLTNEMKKRYQDINAQLWSAYEEGEISREAVIYTRFGKLFREFGIADDGIAFEDIYQKELGRGHDMIPHAMEVVRRLYLQYRMCIVTNGVVATQYARLRDSGLDAYFHHMFVSEEIGFRKPDRSYFDHCFARLNGAKRNRTLIIGDSLSSDMQGGINAGISTCWYNPDGKKNHKQLPLTYEIRDLRELYTILEEENDG